The following are encoded in a window of Corynebacterium marinum DSM 44953 genomic DNA:
- a CDS encoding ABC transporter permease, protein MLRYIGRRLLQMIPVFFGATLLIYALVFLMPGDPVQALGGDRGLSEAARARIEAEYNLDKPFLVQYLLYLKGIFTLDFGTTFSGQPVSDVMARAFPVTIKLAVMALVFEAFFGILFGVIAGVRRGGIFDSTVLVMSLIVIAVPSFVIGFVLQFLVGVKWGILPVTVGSRETFTSLLMPAVVLGAVSFAYVLRLTRQSVSENLRADYVRTARAKGLSNGQVMSRHVLRNSLIPVATFLGADLGALMGGAIVTEGIFAINGVGGTIYQAIIKGEPTTVVSFTTVLVIVYIVANLIVDLIYAVLDPRIRYA, encoded by the coding sequence ATGTTGCGCTACATCGGGCGACGGCTGCTCCAGATGATCCCCGTGTTCTTCGGGGCCACGCTCCTCATCTACGCACTCGTCTTCCTCATGCCCGGCGACCCGGTCCAGGCCCTCGGCGGCGACCGGGGATTGTCCGAGGCCGCCCGCGCCCGCATCGAGGCGGAGTACAACCTGGACAAACCCTTCCTCGTCCAGTACCTGCTCTATCTCAAGGGTATTTTCACCCTCGATTTCGGCACCACCTTCTCCGGGCAGCCCGTCTCCGACGTCATGGCCCGCGCCTTCCCCGTCACCATCAAACTCGCCGTCATGGCGCTGGTTTTCGAGGCCTTCTTCGGCATCCTCTTCGGCGTGATCGCGGGAGTCCGCCGCGGCGGCATCTTCGACTCCACCGTCCTGGTGATGTCCCTGATCGTCATCGCCGTGCCCAGCTTCGTCATCGGTTTCGTGCTCCAGTTCCTCGTCGGAGTGAAGTGGGGGATACTCCCCGTCACGGTCGGCTCCCGGGAGACGTTCACCTCGCTGCTCATGCCGGCGGTGGTGCTGGGAGCGGTGTCCTTCGCCTACGTCCTGCGGCTGACCCGCCAGTCCGTCAGCGAGAACCTGCGCGCCGACTACGTCCGCACCGCCCGCGCCAAGGGCCTGAGCAACGGGCAGGTGATGAGCCGGCACGTGCTGCGCAACTCGCTCATCCCCGTCGCCACCTTCCTCGGCGCGGACCTGGGCGCGCTCATGGGCGGCGCCATCGTCACCGAGGGCATCTTCGCCATCAACGGTGTCGGTGGCACCATTTACCAGGCGATCATCAAGGGCGAGCCGACGACCGTCGTGTCCTTCACCACGGTCCTCGTCATCGTCTACATCGTCGCCAACCTCATCGTGGACCTGATCTACGCCGTGCTCGACCCGAGGATCCGCTATGCCTGA
- a CDS encoding ABC transporter permease, which translates to MPDMNRNVANPAGEDDLLATRHPAPRPGQDHFIADTDETGLGAVDAVADESAPSSMWGEAWRHLRRRPLFWVSALLILVAVLMAVVPQLFTSVDPRACTLSDSLGGPQAGHPFGFDRQGCDIYSRTIYGARASVSVGLLTTALVVVIGTFIGAIAGYFGGILDTLLSRVTDIFFAIPLVLAAIVVMQMFKDHRTIITVVLVLGLFGWTNIARITRGAVMGVKNEEYVTAARALGASRFKILASHIMPNAAAPIIVYATVALGTFIVAEATLSFLGIGLPPSIVSWGGDISAAQASLRTAPMVLFYPAMALALTVLSFIMLGDVVRDALDPKARKR; encoded by the coding sequence ATGCCTGACATGAACCGAAACGTCGCTAACCCGGCCGGCGAGGACGACCTCCTGGCCACCCGCCACCCCGCCCCGCGTCCGGGGCAGGACCACTTCATCGCCGACACCGACGAGACCGGCCTGGGCGCCGTCGACGCCGTCGCCGACGAGTCCGCGCCGTCGTCCATGTGGGGCGAGGCGTGGCGGCACCTGCGCCGCCGACCCCTGTTCTGGGTGTCCGCCCTCCTCATCCTCGTGGCGGTGCTCATGGCCGTTGTCCCGCAGCTGTTCACCTCCGTCGACCCGCGCGCCTGCACGCTCTCCGACTCTTTGGGAGGACCGCAGGCGGGCCACCCCTTCGGCTTCGACCGTCAGGGCTGCGACATCTACTCGCGCACCATCTACGGCGCCCGCGCCTCGGTGTCGGTGGGGCTGCTCACCACAGCGCTGGTGGTGGTCATCGGCACCTTCATCGGTGCGATCGCCGGTTACTTCGGCGGAATCCTGGACACCCTGCTCTCCCGCGTGACGGACATCTTCTTTGCGATCCCGCTGGTGCTGGCCGCCATCGTGGTCATGCAGATGTTCAAAGACCACCGCACCATCATCACCGTCGTGCTCGTTCTGGGGCTCTTCGGCTGGACCAACATCGCGCGCATCACCCGCGGCGCCGTCATGGGGGTGAAGAACGAGGAGTACGTCACCGCCGCCCGCGCGCTCGGCGCCTCGCGCTTCAAGATCCTGGCCAGCCACATCATGCCCAACGCGGCTGCCCCGATCATCGTCTACGCCACAGTGGCGTTGGGCACCTTCATCGTCGCGGAGGCCACCCTGTCGTTCCTGGGCATCGGCCTGCCACCGTCGATCGTCAGCTGGGGCGGGGACATCTCCGCCGCGCAGGCCTCGCTGCGCACCGCCCCGATGGTCCTGTTCTACCCGGCTATGGCGCTCGCGCTCACTGTCCTGAGCTTCATCATGCTCGGCGACGTCGTCCGCGACGCCCTCGACCCGAAGGCGAGGAAGCGATGA
- a CDS encoding dipeptide ABC transporter ATP-binding protein → MTENATPLLELKDVKISFTSSTGVVEAVRGINMAVYPGQSVAIVGESGSGKSTAAMSILGLLPGSGKVTGGQILFNGEDITGLGDKEMQRFRGSEIGLVPQDPMSNLNPVWRVGTQVAESLRANNVVKGSEVGARVQELLEEAGLPDAGRIARQYPHEFSGGMRQRALIAMGLAARPKLLIADEPTSALDVTVQKKILDHLGTLTEELGTAVLFITHDLGLAAERAEHLVVMHRGRIVESGPSMQILRDPQHPYTRRLVKAAPSLASARIQSALAAGVESAELVAHGREAKTQEVIRVENLTKVFGEKTAVDDVSFTLRKGTTLALVGESGSGKSTVANMVLNLLEPTSGKVLYQGTDLSTLGNRELFEMRRKMQVVFQNPYGSLDPMFSIYRCIEEPLALHGVGGRKERENRVAELLDMVAMPRSAMRRFPNELSGGQRQRIAIARALALNPEVLVLDEAVSALDVLVQNQIIQLLAELQEELDLSYLFITHDLAVVRQMADDVVVMKQGAIVEQGTADEIFADPREEYTRDLITSVPGLNIELGTGANLGLAGDGTPSAGGA, encoded by the coding sequence ATGACCGAGAACGCCACCCCCCTGCTGGAACTGAAGGACGTGAAGATCTCCTTCACCTCCTCCACCGGCGTCGTCGAGGCCGTCCGCGGCATCAACATGGCCGTCTACCCGGGCCAGTCCGTCGCCATCGTGGGAGAGTCCGGCTCCGGCAAGTCCACTGCGGCCATGTCGATCCTGGGGCTGCTGCCCGGCTCCGGCAAGGTCACCGGCGGGCAGATCCTGTTCAACGGCGAGGACATCACCGGCCTGGGCGACAAGGAAATGCAGCGCTTCCGCGGCTCCGAGATCGGGCTGGTCCCCCAGGACCCGATGTCCAACCTCAACCCGGTGTGGCGCGTGGGCACCCAGGTCGCGGAGAGCCTGCGGGCGAACAACGTGGTCAAGGGCTCCGAGGTGGGCGCGCGCGTCCAGGAGCTGCTCGAGGAGGCGGGACTCCCGGACGCCGGGCGCATCGCGCGGCAGTACCCGCACGAGTTCTCCGGCGGCATGCGCCAGCGGGCGCTCATCGCGATGGGCCTGGCGGCCCGCCCGAAGCTGCTCATCGCCGACGAACCGACCTCGGCACTGGACGTCACCGTGCAGAAGAAGATCCTCGACCACCTGGGCACCCTTACCGAGGAACTCGGCACCGCCGTGCTGTTCATCACCCACGACCTGGGCCTGGCGGCCGAACGCGCCGAACACCTCGTGGTGATGCACCGCGGCCGCATCGTCGAGTCCGGCCCCAGCATGCAGATCCTCCGGGACCCGCAGCACCCCTACACCCGCCGGCTGGTGAAGGCGGCGCCCTCGCTGGCGTCGGCACGCATCCAGTCGGCCCTGGCGGCCGGTGTCGAGTCCGCGGAGCTGGTGGCCCACGGGCGGGAGGCGAAGACGCAGGAGGTCATCCGGGTGGAGAACCTCACCAAGGTCTTCGGGGAGAAAACCGCCGTCGACGACGTCAGTTTCACCCTGCGCAAGGGCACCACCCTGGCGCTGGTCGGCGAGTCTGGTTCCGGCAAGTCCACCGTGGCGAACATGGTGCTCAACCTGCTGGAACCCACCAGCGGTAAAGTCCTCTACCAGGGCACCGACCTGTCGACGCTGGGCAACCGCGAGCTCTTCGAGATGCGCCGGAAGATGCAGGTGGTATTCCAGAACCCCTACGGTTCGCTGGACCCGATGTTCTCCATCTACCGGTGCATCGAGGAACCCCTCGCCCTGCACGGGGTCGGCGGGCGCAAGGAACGGGAGAACCGCGTCGCGGAACTGCTCGACATGGTCGCCATGCCGCGCTCCGCCATGCGGCGGTTCCCCAACGAGTTGTCCGGTGGCCAGCGCCAGCGCATCGCCATCGCCCGGGCGCTGGCGCTCAATCCGGAGGTGCTGGTCCTGGACGAGGCCGTCTCCGCGCTCGATGTGCTGGTGCAGAACCAGATCATCCAGCTGCTCGCGGAACTCCAGGAGGAGCTCGACCTGTCCTACCTGTTCATCACGCACGACCTCGCCGTCGTCCGGCAGATGGCGGACGATGTGGTCGTCATGAAGCAGGGCGCGATCGTCGAGCAGGGCACGGCGGACGAGATCTTCGCCGATCCGCGCGAAGAGTACACCCGGGACCTGATCACCTCCGTCCCCGGCCTGAACATCGAGCTGGGCACGGGGGCGAACCTCGGCCTGGCGGGGGACGGGACACCCTCCGCCGGCGGCGCCTGA
- a CDS encoding zinc-dependent alcohol dehydrogenase, whose translation MKAVTWQGKRNVSVDNVPDPVLQQDNDAIIEVTSTAICGSDLHLYEVLGPYMDAGDIIGHEPMGRVVEAGSASNLKVGDRVVVPFTIACGRCWMCDRKLYSQCETTQVREQGTGARLFGYSRLYGSVPGGQAQYLRVPHADFGPVKIGEDLPDHRYLFLSDVLPTAWQAVQYADVPKGGTLAVYGLGPIGQMAARIGLHLGARVFGVDPVLERRAMAARNGVEVLDFTSDTNDEIRDATEGRGPDAVIDAVGMEAHGSPIAKAAHTAVGLLPDALGRKMMEHAGIDRLAALHSSIDLVRRGGTVSLSGVYGGEASPLPMLTLFDKQIQLRMGQANVKAWIDDLLPLVEDPADPLGVDDLVTHRLPIDEAPGAYEMFQKKTDGCIKVVLDPQA comes from the coding sequence ATGAAGGCAGTCACCTGGCAGGGCAAGCGGAACGTCAGCGTGGACAACGTCCCGGACCCCGTCCTCCAACAGGACAACGACGCGATCATCGAGGTCACCTCCACCGCCATCTGCGGCTCCGACCTCCACCTCTACGAGGTCCTCGGCCCCTACATGGACGCCGGCGACATCATCGGGCATGAACCGATGGGCCGGGTCGTGGAGGCCGGCTCCGCCTCCAACCTCAAGGTGGGCGACCGCGTGGTCGTCCCCTTCACCATCGCCTGCGGCCGCTGCTGGATGTGCGACCGCAAGCTCTACTCCCAGTGCGAGACCACGCAGGTCAGGGAGCAGGGAACCGGAGCGCGGCTGTTCGGCTACTCCCGCCTCTACGGTTCGGTGCCCGGCGGGCAGGCCCAGTATCTGCGGGTCCCGCACGCGGACTTCGGACCGGTCAAGATCGGCGAGGATCTGCCCGACCACCGCTACCTCTTCCTCAGCGACGTCCTCCCCACCGCGTGGCAGGCTGTCCAGTACGCGGACGTCCCGAAAGGCGGCACTCTCGCGGTCTACGGTCTCGGCCCGATCGGCCAGATGGCCGCCCGCATCGGCCTGCACCTGGGTGCGCGGGTCTTCGGCGTCGACCCGGTGCTCGAGCGGCGGGCCATGGCCGCCCGCAACGGCGTCGAGGTCCTCGACTTCACCTCCGACACCAACGACGAGATCCGCGACGCCACCGAGGGCCGCGGCCCCGACGCCGTCATCGACGCGGTGGGCATGGAGGCCCACGGCTCGCCCATCGCGAAGGCCGCCCACACCGCGGTCGGACTCCTCCCCGACGCGCTGGGCCGGAAGATGATGGAACACGCCGGGATCGACCGCCTGGCCGCCCTCCACTCCTCCATCGACCTGGTGCGCCGCGGCGGCACCGTCTCCCTCAGCGGGGTGTACGGCGGGGAGGCCAGCCCCCTGCCGATGCTCACGCTCTTCGACAAGCAGATCCAGCTGCGCATGGGGCAGGCGAACGTCAAGGCCTGGATCGACGACCTGCTCCCTCTGGTGGAGGATCCGGCCGACCCGCTCGGGGTGGATGATCTGGTGACTCACCGCCTGCCCATCGACGAGGCGCCGGGGGCCTACGAGATGTTCCAGAAGAAGACCGACGGCTGCATCAAGGTGGTCCTGGACCCGCAGGCCTGA
- a CDS encoding CinA family protein, translated as MSDSTPGGKTAAAAVAELAKKHGFTVATAESLTGGQIATALAAAEDSSDWFAGSVVSYQTRVKYDVLGVPEGQPVISETAVEAMAAGVAKLMGADAAVAASGCGGPGEQEGQPPGTTWIAARVRGRTRTELHHFDGDPGDVLAQARRRSLELLHELMRESTVADHTTPTA; from the coding sequence ATGTCCGACTCCACACCAGGCGGAAAGACCGCCGCGGCCGCCGTCGCCGAACTGGCGAAGAAGCACGGCTTCACCGTCGCCACCGCAGAATCGTTGACCGGTGGACAGATCGCGACCGCGCTCGCCGCCGCGGAGGACTCCTCCGACTGGTTCGCCGGCAGCGTGGTCAGCTACCAGACCCGCGTCAAGTACGACGTCCTGGGCGTGCCCGAGGGGCAGCCGGTGATCAGCGAAACCGCGGTGGAGGCGATGGCCGCGGGCGTCGCGAAGCTCATGGGCGCGGACGCGGCAGTCGCGGCCTCCGGCTGCGGCGGCCCCGGTGAACAGGAGGGGCAGCCGCCCGGCACGACCTGGATCGCCGCGCGCGTGCGGGGCAGGACCCGCACCGAACTGCACCATTTCGACGGCGACCCCGGGGACGTCCTCGCGCAAGCCCGGCGACGCTCCCTCGAGCTGCTCCACGAGCTCATGCGGGAAAGCACCGTCGCCGACCACACCACCCCCACCGCATAA
- a CDS encoding NAD-dependent epimerase/dehydratase family protein, with protein MKIVVVGATGNAGTAVLRALHQTSEVTGIVAVARRLPDPGVEPYEGCEWHSIDIAAASTSDDAVEQLTEVFRGADSVIHLAWLIQPNDQRELLRRVNVEGTRRVTEAVARAGVPHLVAASSVGAYSPDEARSGGGEPPLRDESFPAGGIDSSHYSVDKAAQEKVLDAFAAEHPEVAVTRLRPGLIFQADAASEVQRYFLGGAMPLQLLKAGRLPALTVPKGLLLQAVHADDIGRAYVAAAVRQVPGTFNICADDVLGPQELADVIDHGRVMEVPPGIVRAALAAAHKAGIVPADAGWLDMGMQVPLMDNSRAAEELGWRPQVSAVDALQELIDAIVEGHGHPSPSLHPRDKDERLVTVTGEPAKAGARSGAGSAPEDGPEDLPEELTKDLLGLYLSDHLTGATAGVNRIERMAEDFVDTPVYADLASLADEIRADRELLRNIIDDLGFPRRPYRQAAAWAAERAGRLKLNGRVVQRSPMTLLLEAELMRSAVAGKKGVWETLRELSPQLGLDEEVFDRLVETSDRQTATLDGVHAYARERALRDDRDTFWD; from the coding sequence ATGAAAATTGTCGTTGTCGGCGCCACTGGAAATGCCGGAACCGCGGTCCTGCGGGCTCTCCATCAGACCTCCGAGGTCACCGGAATCGTTGCCGTTGCCCGGCGTCTGCCCGATCCGGGGGTGGAACCCTACGAGGGTTGCGAGTGGCACTCCATCGACATCGCCGCGGCCTCCACCTCCGACGACGCCGTCGAGCAGCTCACCGAGGTGTTCCGCGGCGCGGACTCCGTCATCCACCTGGCCTGGCTCATCCAGCCCAACGACCAGCGCGAGCTGCTGCGCCGGGTCAACGTGGAGGGCACCCGGCGCGTCACGGAGGCGGTCGCCCGGGCAGGCGTCCCCCACCTGGTCGCCGCCTCCTCCGTGGGCGCGTACTCACCCGACGAGGCACGTTCCGGCGGCGGGGAACCGCCGCTGCGCGACGAGTCCTTCCCCGCAGGCGGCATCGACTCCTCGCACTACAGTGTGGACAAGGCCGCCCAGGAGAAGGTGCTGGACGCCTTCGCCGCGGAGCACCCGGAGGTGGCCGTCACCCGGCTCCGACCGGGACTGATCTTCCAGGCGGATGCCGCATCGGAGGTCCAGCGCTACTTCCTGGGCGGCGCCATGCCGCTTCAGCTGCTCAAGGCCGGCCGGTTGCCCGCCCTGACAGTGCCCAAGGGCCTGCTCCTGCAGGCGGTGCACGCCGACGACATCGGGCGCGCCTACGTGGCGGCCGCGGTCCGGCAGGTGCCCGGCACCTTCAACATCTGCGCCGACGACGTCCTGGGTCCGCAGGAACTCGCCGACGTCATCGACCACGGCCGCGTCATGGAGGTTCCGCCGGGGATTGTCCGTGCCGCTCTCGCCGCCGCCCACAAGGCGGGCATCGTCCCCGCCGACGCCGGCTGGCTGGACATGGGCATGCAGGTTCCGCTCATGGACAACTCCCGGGCCGCCGAGGAGCTGGGGTGGCGCCCGCAGGTCTCCGCCGTGGACGCGCTGCAGGAGCTCATCGACGCCATCGTCGAGGGTCACGGCCACCCCTCTCCCTCGCTGCACCCGCGGGACAAGGACGAACGCCTCGTTACCGTGACCGGGGAACCGGCGAAGGCCGGGGCCCGGTCGGGTGCGGGGTCCGCGCCGGAGGACGGCCCGGAGGACCTGCCCGAGGAACTGACGAAGGACCTGCTCGGGCTGTACCTGTCCGACCACCTCACGGGTGCCACCGCCGGAGTCAACCGCATCGAGCGGATGGCGGAGGACTTCGTGGACACCCCGGTGTACGCGGATCTGGCCTCGCTGGCCGACGAGATCCGCGCCGACCGGGAGCTGCTGCGCAACATCATCGACGACCTCGGTTTCCCGCGGCGGCCCTACCGCCAGGCCGCGGCCTGGGCAGCTGAGCGCGCCGGACGTCTCAAGCTCAACGGGCGGGTCGTCCAACGCTCCCCCATGACCCTGCTGCTGGAGGCCGAACTCATGCGCTCCGCCGTGGCCGGCAAGAAGGGCGTGTGGGAGACGCTCCGCGAACTTTCGCCTCAACTGGGCCTGGACGAGGAGGTCTTCGACCGGCTGGTCGAGACCAGCGACAGGCAGACTGCGACCCTGGACGGGGTCCACGCCTACGCCCGTGAACGCGCGCTGCGCGACGACCGGGACACCTTCTGGGACTGA
- the arsC gene encoding arsenate reductase (glutaredoxin) (This arsenate reductase requires both glutathione and glutaredoxin to convert arsenate to arsenite, after which the efflux transporter formed by ArsA and ArsB can extrude the arsenite from the cell, providing resistance.), with product MTTIYHNPRCSKSRQALERLRDRGIEPEIIRYLDAPPSVEKLRELIGAAGIAVHDAVRTKEAEYRELGLSPATPDDELLAAMAAHPRLIERPFVVTEKGVRIARPTEAIDEIL from the coding sequence ATGACGACGATCTACCACAACCCCCGCTGCTCCAAGTCCCGCCAGGCCCTTGAGCGCCTGCGGGACAGAGGGATCGAGCCGGAGATCATCCGCTACCTGGACGCGCCGCCGAGCGTCGAGAAGCTCCGCGAGCTCATCGGCGCCGCCGGAATCGCAGTCCACGACGCCGTGCGCACGAAGGAGGCCGAGTACCGGGAACTCGGCCTCTCCCCCGCCACGCCGGACGACGAGCTGCTCGCCGCAATGGCCGCCCACCCGCGGCTGATCGAGCGCCCGTTCGTGGTGACGGAGAAGGGTGTGCGCATCGCCCGCCCCACCGAAGCCATCGACGAAATCCTCTGA
- a CDS encoding DUF402 domain-containing protein yields the protein MAADLHPVKQETFNTTDRINIDPKGHLREVDTYRLTDFGLYMARGANHPRFGYLESWLLPKLGLRANIFHFRDGVDERQDFYFDVADIHVDGGVWSTRDLYVDLVSVTGEPIDVQDIDELAAATSAGLITAAEAERAIDVTLNAVEGITRHHDDAMEWLRTLGIELTWADEIDMVPAE from the coding sequence ATGGCAGCTGATCTTCATCCGGTCAAGCAAGAGACCTTCAACACCACCGACCGGATCAACATCGATCCCAAGGGGCACCTCCGGGAGGTGGACACCTACCGGCTCACCGACTTCGGCCTGTACATGGCCCGCGGGGCGAACCACCCGCGTTTCGGCTACCTCGAATCCTGGCTTCTGCCCAAGCTCGGCCTGCGGGCCAATATCTTCCACTTCCGGGACGGCGTCGACGAGCGGCAGGACTTCTACTTCGACGTCGCCGACATCCACGTCGACGGCGGCGTATGGTCCACCCGCGACCTCTACGTCGACCTGGTCTCCGTCACCGGCGAACCCATCGACGTGCAGGACATAGACGAGCTCGCCGCCGCGACCTCCGCCGGTCTGATCACCGCCGCAGAGGCCGAGCGCGCCATCGACGTCACCCTCAACGCCGTGGAAGGGATCACGCGCCACCACGACGACGCTATGGAGTGGCTGCGCACCCTCGGCATCGAGCTGACGTGGGCGGATGAGATCGACATGGTCCCCGCTGAATAG
- the typA gene encoding translational GTPase TypA: MSHPEFRNVAIVAHVDHGKTTLVNSMLEQSGVFDDHGGVTDRVMDSGDLEREKGITILAKNTAVRRKGAGKDGRDLIINVIDTPGHADFGGEVERALSMVDGVVLLVDASEGPLPQTRFVLGKALAAKMPVIILVNKTDRADARIDEVVSDSQDLLLELASSLEDEEAAAAAETLLDLPVLYASGREGKASTENPGNGNVPDAEDLQALFDVIYNVLPEPSADLEAPLQAHVTNLDSSSFLGRIGLVRIFAGSLKKGQQVAWIHYDDEGNQHTKTVKIAELLRTVGVTRQPTDEVVAGDIAAISGIDEIMIGDTLADLAHPVALPRITVDEPAISMTIGVNTSPLAGRGGGDKLTARMVKARLDNELIGNVSIRVLPTERPDTWEVQGRGEMALSILVETMRREGFELTVGKPQVVTQTIDGKIHEPYEHMIIDVPSEHQGAVTQLMAARKGQMTAMDTGSGDWVRMEFDVPARGLIGFRTTFMTETRGTGIANSFGIELRPWAGEIKGRSSGSLVADRSGKITAFALQGLSDRGSFFVEPGTEAYEGMVVGANNREEDMDVNITKEKKLTNMRAASADTTVTLAKAQALSLDEAMEFCGQDECVEVTPDVLRVRKLHLGATERARARSREKNLNK; the protein is encoded by the coding sequence GTGTCCCATCCTGAGTTCCGCAACGTCGCCATCGTCGCACACGTCGACCACGGCAAAACCACCCTCGTCAACTCCATGCTGGAGCAGTCCGGCGTGTTCGACGACCACGGTGGTGTCACTGACCGCGTGATGGACTCCGGTGATCTCGAACGCGAGAAGGGCATCACCATCCTGGCCAAGAACACCGCCGTGCGCCGCAAGGGTGCCGGCAAGGACGGCCGGGACCTCATCATCAACGTCATCGACACCCCGGGCCACGCCGACTTCGGCGGCGAGGTCGAGCGCGCGCTGTCCATGGTCGACGGCGTCGTCCTCCTGGTCGACGCTTCCGAGGGTCCCCTCCCGCAGACCCGTTTCGTGCTGGGCAAGGCCCTGGCGGCGAAGATGCCGGTGATCATCCTGGTCAACAAGACCGACCGCGCCGACGCCCGCATCGACGAGGTCGTCTCGGATTCCCAGGACCTGCTCCTGGAGCTCGCCTCATCCCTCGAGGACGAGGAGGCCGCCGCGGCTGCCGAAACCCTGCTCGACCTGCCCGTCCTCTACGCCTCCGGCCGCGAGGGCAAGGCCTCCACTGAGAACCCCGGCAACGGCAACGTCCCGGATGCTGAGGACCTTCAGGCCCTGTTCGACGTCATCTACAACGTCCTTCCGGAGCCGTCCGCGGACCTCGAGGCGCCGCTGCAGGCCCACGTGACCAACCTGGACTCCTCCTCCTTCCTCGGCCGTATCGGCCTGGTCCGCATCTTCGCCGGCTCCCTGAAGAAGGGCCAGCAGGTCGCCTGGATCCACTACGACGACGAGGGCAACCAGCACACCAAGACCGTCAAGATCGCCGAGCTGCTGCGCACCGTCGGTGTGACCCGCCAGCCCACCGATGAGGTCGTCGCCGGCGATATCGCCGCGATCTCCGGCATCGACGAGATCATGATCGGCGATACCCTCGCTGATCTGGCACACCCGGTGGCCCTGCCCCGGATCACTGTCGACGAGCCTGCCATCTCCATGACCATCGGCGTGAACACCTCCCCGCTGGCCGGTCGCGGCGGCGGCGACAAGCTCACCGCCCGCATGGTCAAGGCCCGCCTGGACAACGAGCTCATCGGCAACGTGTCCATCCGCGTCCTCCCGACCGAGCGCCCCGACACCTGGGAGGTGCAGGGCCGAGGCGAGATGGCGCTGTCGATCCTGGTGGAGACGATGCGCCGCGAAGGCTTCGAGCTTACCGTGGGCAAGCCGCAGGTGGTCACCCAGACCATCGACGGCAAGATCCACGAGCCCTACGAGCACATGATCATCGATGTGCCCTCCGAGCACCAGGGCGCCGTCACCCAGCTCATGGCCGCCCGTAAGGGCCAGATGACCGCCATGGACACCGGCTCCGGCGACTGGGTGCGCATGGAATTCGACGTGCCCGCCCGCGGGCTCATCGGCTTCCGCACCACCTTCATGACCGAGACCCGCGGTACCGGCATCGCCAACAGCTTCGGCATCGAGCTGCGCCCCTGGGCCGGCGAGATCAAGGGCCGTTCCTCCGGCTCCCTGGTCGCCGACCGTTCCGGCAAGATCACCGCTTTCGCCTTGCAGGGACTGTCCGACCGCGGCTCCTTCTTCGTGGAGCCGGGCACCGAGGCATACGAGGGCATGGTCGTCGGCGCGAACAACCGCGAGGAGGACATGGACGTCAACATCACCAAGGAAAAGAAGCTGACCAACATGCGTGCGGCCAGCGCCGACACCACGGTCACCCTCGCCAAGGCCCAGGCCCTGTCCCTGGACGAGGCCATGGAGTTCTGTGGCCAGGACGAGTGCGTGGAGGTCACTCCCGACGTCCTCCGTGTCCGCAAGCTCCACCTCGGGGCCACCGAGCGCGCCCGCGCCCGTTCCCGCGAGAAGAACCTCAACAAGTAG